The genome window TTGAGCAGTTCTCTTTTGCGGCTTTATTACTGGATGCTGAGCCGATTGATAGGCAAGAGATTGACGATGCAACCCTAAATGAGCTGAACTATGTTCAGCTTGAACAAGGGCAGTTATTAAATGATGAAAGTCTGCTCAGGCAAGTCTTCGGTTTAATGGCTTTGGCGCATTATCGTACACGACCTTCTGATTTACAGATGTTATTGGACCAGCCTGATATACGAATAGGTGTTTTACGTTTTCAGGGTAAAGTCGTCGCCACACTGTGGACTATCGCAGAACCGCAGCTTGAGGACACGCTTGCTCAGGCTGTTTATGACGGTCAACGGCGGTTGAAAGGCCATTTGCTGCCACAATCTTTATTAGTGCATACGGGAATCATTGATGCGGCACAGTGTGACTATCAGCGTATTAGTCGTATAGCGGTACACCCTGACTTTCAGCAGAAAGGTTGGGGACAGTATTTATTAAAATGCGCTGTTGCCGAAATGACTGATGACACCGATGTGGTGGGAGTGAGTTTTGCGATGTCGGAGGATTTGTTACATTTCTGGCACAAAGCCGGATTTGAAGCTGTTCGGCTGGGTCAACATCGCGATGAAGTGTCCGGTAGTTTATCGGTGATGATGTTAAAAGCACTGACACCAAGTGGTCAGACTTTGGTTGAGAAGGCCCGTAAAATATTAGCTTGTCAGTGGTCGTTTTTATTAAGCAGACAATGGGATGAGCTGGATGCTGAGTCGGTAATTCAGATTAGCCAGACACTGCTTGATGATGAAACATTCAGTATTGATGTGTTGCCGCAGATACAGAGTTTTGCATTCAAGCAGCGTCCTTATGAGTCCTCGGAGTGGGCGTTATGGCAGTGGTTCAGGTCTCAACTATCCAGCCCAGGATTTGAACAGTTACATAAAGAGCAGCAACAATTATTAATTATGTTGATTCTGCAAGGTTTACCATTTGATAAAGCCGCTAAGCAACTCAAACTATCAGGTCGAAAACAGCTAATTACACAATTAAGAAAAGCGGTAAGTCAATTACTCGATATCGAAGCAGATATTAATTCATAAGCAGTTTGACTATCACCCCACCAACTAACCAGATACCTGATAAAGCAACAAGTGTATTCATTACAACTTTTCCTAAAGAAAGTGACGTCCGATGATGGTGACCTGATTGTGACTGTTTCCAGTTATAAAACAGATAGCTTGAGATAAGTAAAAAGCCAATATTTAAAAAGAAATTATAGTTGAGTTTGAAATGGTCTTGCTCAGCAGGTGATGACCAGTTTTCAGGATTAGGTAATACATCAAATAATTGAAAGCCATAATGAAGTAACAGTGATGTTATTACCAGGCAGATAAACAGCATCATAAGGATGAATAGGGCCATTTTCCAACCGTAATATTTGGCATTAATACGAAGTACTGGCAGAACGACCATATCAGAAAAAATAAAAGCCATCACACCAGCGAAAGCCACCCCTTGGCCGTACAAAACAGCAGCCAGAGGAATATTCCCCATTGAGCCAATGAAAGTGAAAAAAGCAGCAACTGGACCCACTAATGTTTGTTGTAAGACTGACCAGAAGTCTGGATTGTCTGTGCCTGCGCCGATGAACAGCCATTGAAAAAAGCATCAGGAACAAAAGCGGAGATAATACCGGCAACCGTAAAGCCAATCAGCACATCTTTCCATACCATTTGCCATTCCATGACATATTTCTGACTGATTTGTTGCCAGATATCTCGGCTAAACAGCCGTGACCAGGTATGTCCCTCAGATTCATTTGCCTGCATATCCTCAGATTGATTATCACGAGCCTGCTTTATCAGGGATTTAGGGTTGGTTAAGTAAATAAACAACCAAGCGATCAGAATTAATAGAATTGCGCCTAGGTATTCACCAATAACAAATTGCCAGCCTAGAAAAATGGCGATGACAAAACCCAGTTCAATAACCAGATTCGTTGAAGCCAGCATATAAGCCATAGAAGCGGCGAAAGTGGCGCCTTTTTGAAATAAGGCACGTGTGGTGGACAAAGCAGCAAAACTGCATGAGCTAGATATAAAGCCGAATAGTGTGCCTGTAGATATAGATTTAAGATCATCGCCTCCCATAAGCTTTCGCATTTCTTTTCGAGAGACCATGACTTGAATAATACTGCTGACGATGTAGCCAAATATAAATGCCCACAAGGCCATCCAGAAAAAACCAAGACTGGTTAGAGAGGCTTCAGACCATTTTTCCAATAGTTGCAAAATAATCTCCCCTAGAAGGTATAAATCTACCGTATCAGGAGATGGAAATAAGGTAAACCTCGCCCGATGCTAAAACCTTAATATTAAGCGGTGTGAGACTTTCCCCCGGCAGGGGCCTGAAAAGCAGTAACCGTCTTCCAGTTGAAACAAAGCACCGTGAGTTGAACATTGGATATGTGTTCCTTCCAGCGACATAAACTGATCGGGTTGCCAGTTCAGTGGGATACCTAAATGAGGACAAAAATTTAAATAAGCTCGCACCTCACCATCTTGTTTCAGTAAAAAACAGTCCAGTGTTTTATCGTCTTCCAGCTCAATGTTAAACCCCCGCGTTTGGTATTCCTTGAGCTCATTTTTATTACAAAGATAGATTTCTGTCATAACGGTAATAAATTCTCCAGTCCTTCCTGGCCACATTTTTTGCCTGCCAGGCGACAAGCAAATGAAAGTGTCTCTTCATCAGTTAGTTGTTTTATCATTCCAGAAATGATGCCGGCATTAAATGTATCTCCGGCGGCGAGCGTATCAATCACGTCGTTAGGAGGGAAAGCTGGACTAAAAATGAGCACATCATGGTTTTTTAACCAAGCCCCTGTTTCACCCCAGGTACAAGTCATAAGACTCGGCAGGGATAAACTCTGAAGAAACAGCTCAGCGGAGTCATATCCCTGACTAAGCACATAAGGTTTAGAGAATAACAGTACATCTGCCAGAGGAAACAGTTTTTCTATACCTTCACGTGGTTTCTCTATTTCCAGAGAACAAGGTAAGTGTGGGTAATGTGTTTTTAACCATCGCAGCATTTTGTCGAGCTCATCGACATTTCTACCTTCAAAATGAATCCAGTCAAAGCCAGCCAGATCTTGCTGTGAAAAAAGTGAAAATCCAGCTCGGGACAATCACGGTAGTGCACGATGGTGCGACTGCCTGTTGACTTGCTCACCGTGATGTAAGAGGTCGGTAACTTACCTGTAGAGAGTTGCTTACAGAATCGATAGCTGATCTGATGAACGTCTAGATCGTGTTTAACAATAGCGGCATCGCTTTCGTCAATCAACACGCCAGACCAGGCGCATTGATGGCCTAACTGACTGAGAACGACCAGTGTATTTGTCGCATTTCCACCACGTCGAATACTCTGGCTGATAGCTCTGATCTCATCATCTTCGTGAGGATAGCCGTTAACACGGTTGATGATATCTATGGTGGCGATACCGACAGCTAAAATATTTGCCATAAAGTGAAGCCGGCCCTTTAGGGCCGGTATCTGTGTTGATGGATTAGATGTTATCGAAAACAGCACCGACGGCATTGGTGATTTCATCAATATCACCTGTGCCAGGAATGGCGTGAAGCTTATGCTGTCTTTGATAGTAACCAATTAATGGCGCAGTCTGTTCTTCGTATACTTTCAGACGATTACCAATGGTTTCTTCATTATCATCAGCGCGCTGAAATAATTCGCCGCCACAGCTATCACATTGGTCTTCTTTTTTAGGTGGTGACAGGTGGATATTATAAATGGCACCACAGTCTTTACAGGTACGACGACCAGTTAAACGTTGCATTAACTCTTCAAAAGGCACGTCCAGTAACACAACACCCTGCAAAGGTTGGCCTAATTGCTCAAGCATGCTGTCTAAGGCTTCTGCCTGGGCAATATTGCGTGGGAATCCATCAAGAATGTAACCATCTTGAGCATCTTCTTCTGATAAACGCTCGCGAATCAGACCGATAACAATATCATCCGATACCAGAGCACCCGCATCCATCGCGCTTTTGGCTTGTTTGCCTAACTCTGATCCCGCTTTTACTGCCGCACGCAGTAAATCACCCGTAGAGATTTGTGGAATATTGAATTTCTTTGATAACACAACGCCTTGTGTGCCTTTACCGGAGCCTGGGGCACCGAGAAGAACCGTTCTCATTGTTAGCCTCTTAAATAGATTAATTTTATGTTGAACTCTAATGCTCAGTCATCATAACGGATTCCAAACGCTGGATTTGTTTGGCAACCTGCCTGAGTAAATCCGGAATTTGGTATTCATTCAAGCCCAGCAAATCCCAAGCTGCTGGGTCTAGCGGAGGAACATGGCTGTCGCCACTATGTCCGAAGGGCACGGAAGATACCAAGATGTCGGCAATATGTACAACTGCTGCATCAATCAAGAACTCATCCGCATCGGAAGGAGAGTGGTGATAACGTGCGACTTCCTGAAGTGATTTTGGCAGACGCCAGGCTTTAGTCAGTGCTTCACCTACGTGAGTATGATCAAACCCCATTGCCCGCTGCTCGGCTTCAAAAATAATTTCATGGCCAAACTCAGCACTGTTAATCGCTTCACGCGCTAGTTCGGGGACTGTCTGATAAATAACCAAACTACCAATATTGTGAAGCAGGCCGGCAATAAAAAAACGCTCACTCGAACGTTGGCCACATTCTTCAGCCAACAGCTTGCTGGCAATCGCACTGGCAAAACTATGGCGCCAAAACTCATTCATATTGATCAATGAGGTAGGAATGCCTCTGAATGAATTCAGTACCGATGTCGCTAGAATTAGATTAGTCAGCTCACGTGTACCTATAATGGTGATGGCTCGCGAGATTGTATTTATTTGAGAGGGAAAGCCATAAAAAGGGCTGTTCACGATTTTTAACAGACGTGTTGCTAATGCCGGATCGGTATTAATGACCGCACTGATATCATCGATACTACTATCGGGGTCTTCCATTAGCTCATTGAGCTGTGTGTAAGTAGTGGGTGGTGAAACGAGTTCCAGTGATTTGTTGACCAGTGATTCAGCTGTGAGGCTCATGTTTGCTCCTCCTGCTCATTTTCCAAGTCTAACTGCATTTCATACAGTGCTTTCATGAGGGGGTGACTCAGATCAACATAGCGAAAGCGTTCATCACGCTCTTCGCGTTGGGCTTCAGTTAATTCAATGGTGTCTGCCATATTATTTCACACTCCATGATGCCTTCTCACTGACGAATTGAGAGATAGATGCGCCGAGCTTGCCTGCAAACTGATCAAGGTAGTTTGGACGCGGGGTGTAATCAACAATATCTTCTGCGCCCAGAATATCACGTGCCACAGTACTGGTGTTTGCTAAACCATCAATCAAACCAAGATCGACAGCTTGCTCTCCCGACCAGAACAGTCCAGAGAATAAATCATCATTATTTGCCAATCTATCGCCACGACCTTCCTTTACTACGTCAATAAATTGCTGATGAATGGTGTCTAGCATATTGTGGGCATGTTCGAGATCAGCCTCTTTCATCGGCAGGAATGGGTCTAAGAATGCTTTGTGTTCACCAGCGGTTAAAGAACGTCTTTCGACACCCACCTTGTCAATCAAATCAGTAAAACCAAAACCATCCATTCTCACGCCAATTGAGCCGACTATACTGGCTTTATCTGCATAAATTTTGTCAGCTGCTACGGCGATGTAGTAACCGCCTGAGGCACAGACATCTTGAATAACAGCATAGACGGGAAAATCAGGGCGTGTTTTTTTGAGGCGCTGAATTTCATCATTGACGATACCTGACTGAACAGGGCTGCCGCCGGGGGTATTCATTCTCAGGATTAAACCTTTGGCTGATTGATCTTCAAAAGCGTTACGAATACCCGTAACAATACTGTCAGCATTCGCTTCGGATTCACTGGCGATAGGGCCACTGATTTCAACCATGGCCGTGTGGGGGCCAGTAGCAGAAGATAATTGTTTGGGTGAGTAACTTAGAATTAGAAAGGCGATAAGATATAAAAAAATCAGGCCTTTAAAGACATATCCCCAGCGGCGTTTGTTACGCTGTTCTCTTATGGCTGCAAACGCCAAATCTCTCAGAACATTGCGTTCCCAAGTCTGATCTTCCTTGCTGTTGCTTGTATTTTCCGAATTATTATTAGGTGGGAAATCGCCAAATGTTGCCATGTTTATCTATCCTGAAAAAAACATAAGTATGCCATCATATCAAAACTCTGTGTCAGGACGAGCTAACCACTTCTCAACTTGATATAGATCATGAACAATGGCTCTGGGGTTCGCTGCTTTAAGAGTGAGTTCTGGGTGTGCACCATGAGTGATTCCGAGACTGTCAGCACCGGCATTATGGGCCATCATTAAGTCGAACTCTGTATCACCTATCATCAGCGTTTGGTCAGAAGTGACACCAGCATAATCCATCAGTTCCATCAGCATTTGTGGGTGTGGCTTTGAATGGCATTCATCAGCGCAGCGGGTTGATACAAACAAGTCACCCAACCCTGTTTGTTGGAGGGCTCTATCCAAGCCTCTACGACTTTTTCCTGTGGCCACGCCTAACAGAATATTTTGTTCATTAAGTCGACCTAGCAAGGCTTCAGCATGGGCAAAAAGCGGTGTTGACTCCGGCGTGTTTACCCAGGTTTGACGATAGCAGTCAGCTAATGCTGTCCAGGTTGCCGCATCAGCATCTGGATAGAGTGTTTGCACTGCTTCATGTAATCCCAGCCCGATAATATGGCTGACTTGCGTATCTGACAGTGGTTCTAAAGATAAGGTTGAAATAGCTCGGTGCATACAATGAGTGATGTGTGCCGTTGAATCCATCAAGGTGCCGTCCCAATCAAATATGATGAGCTGGTAGTCCATTATGCATGCTCCATGTGTGAAACAACGCTCACCAGGTTGTCTGGAAGAGGGGCCTCCAATAGAAGTGGCTCATTGCTGATGGGATGTCTGATACCCAGACGCCAAGCGTGAAGAAATAAGCGTTTCAGGCCATAGCTTTTCATGGTTTTATTGAATTCGCGATCGCCATATTTGTCATCACCTGCAACAGGGTGACCAGACCAGGCTGAATGGACACGTATCTGATGAGTTCTGCCAGTAAAGAGTTTGACCTCAGTCAGCTGGGCAAGGCTAAAAGCTTGTTTTGTGATAAATAAGGTTTTGGCTTTTTTCCTGCAGAGTCGACTTTGACCATGCGTTCACCGGAAGAGACGGTATTTTTTTGAAGAGGTTGTTCGACGTAGAGTTCATCTTGCCTGATTTCACCTTTTAATAAGGTTAAATAACGTTTGTCGATTTCATCAGAAAGCATTTGTTGTTGTAGACTCAATAGACATTCACGAGTTTTTGCTATTAACAAACAACCTGATGTGTCACGATCGAGGCGGTGAACTAACTCGATAAATTCTAATTCAGGTTTTATCAGTCTGAAGGCTTCGATGACGCCCATTTGAATCTGAGTGCCTGCATGAACGGCCAGACCTGAGGGTTTATTCAACACCAGCATGGATTCGTCTTCAAAAATGATGCAAGCGAGTAACTGCTGTTTTAATGCGTCTGAAATCTCTGTTGGCTGATTTTTTTCAGATACCTGCAAGGGTGGCACACGAATAGAGTCACCAGCCTGGATTTTATAGGTTTGTTTAATACGGCCTTTATTGACACGCACTTCACCTTTCCGGATGGCACGATAGATCCGACTTTTTGGCACACCTTTTTCAAGTGTAAGCAAAAAATTATCGATACGCTGCCCAGCTTGAGATGCGCTTATTTCAATAAATTGTACTTTTTGTGACTGAGGTTTGTGAGCTGCCATAGAAATAGGTTAAATTTTGAGTTGCTGAGATGGCAATAGACTGCTATATTCGAACGTTGGTCCGTGCGTAAAATGAGGTCAGTATACCTACTTTTGTCCACGATGACTGAATTTTGCGTCGCGCCCTCGAAAAAGAGGTTGATGCGGCGCCCGGTAAACAAATATATATCTTCGCTGGACAGGGGTTCAGCGGGTGGGCTCATAGGGAGCCCTTGTAAGAATATCAGGTTCCCATGTCTTGATTGCCATCAAAACGAGTAGAAAGACGCATCAGACAGGACGACAATTAAGTAATTAATATAAACAAAAACGGTTCAGATTTTAGGCTTGAAGGTAAGCTAAGAAACCAATGAAAGTTGCAGAACACTATTGCAACCCGATGAAAGAAAAAGATGACTCATGTTCGCCTTGATGGGATGGCGCATGAAAGAAACGATACGATAGACAATTAATTACTGAACAACAGACATCGTCGCTCTGTAAAGCCCGACTGGCTAACGCGTCCCCTACGATGGTGGGCGGCAGGATATGCGAACCTCAACATTGAGGTTAGTGCATGAAACGAATTTTAATCAACGCAACACATGAAGAAGAGTTGCGTGTGGCAATGGTCGATGGCCAACGCCTATTTGATCTGGATATTGATACCCCATCCAGAGAACAGAAAAAAGGTAACATCTATAAAGGAAAAATCACTCGAGTAGAGCCGAGCTTGGAAGCTGTTTTTGTTGACTATGGTGCAGAAAGACAAGGCTTTTTGCCACTGAAAGAAATTTCAAAAACGTACTTTAAAAAACGTGATGATTCTGATGACAACAATGGGCGTCTCAACGTTCAGGATGTGCTTTCTGTTGGTCAGGAATTAGTTGTCCAAATCGAAAAAGAAGAGCGTGGCAATAAAGGTGCGGCTCTGACGACTTTTATCAGCTTGGCTGGTCGTTATTTAGTTCTGATGCCCAACAGTCCTCGTGCAGGCGGTATTTCTCGTCGGATTGAAGGGGATGACCGTGCAGAGTTGCAAGAAGCTTTACGCTCCTTAGAAGTCCCGGAAGGCATGGGCATGATAGTGCGAACTGCTGGTGTTGGAAAACAGCCAGAAGAGTTGCAGTGGGATCTTGAGTATCTTGTCCAGCTCTGGACGGCTATTGACGTGGCTGTCAAAGATCGCAACGCGCCATTTTTGGTTTACCAGGAAAGCAATATTATTATCCGTGCCTTACGTGATTACTTGCGTAAAGACATTGGTGAAATTCTGGTGGATTCGCCTGAAGTGTATCAAACAGGCTATGACTTTATGCGCATGGTTATGCCGCATGAACTCAGTAAATTTAAACTGTACCAGGATAGAGTGCCGCTATTCACTCGTTATCAAGTTGAAAGCCAGATTGAGAGCGCTTTTCGACATGAAGTGCGTTTACCATCCGGTGGCGCATTAGTTATCGATCCCACGGAAGCGTTGATCTCGATTGATGTTAACTCAGCACGCGCGAATAAAGGCGGTGATATAGAGGAAACAGCACTTAACACCAACCTGGAAGCTGCCGAAGAAATTGCACGTCAGTTAAGATTACGCGATCTGGGTGGTTTGGTCGTTATTGACTTTATCGATATGGGGCCTAGCCGTAATCAGCGCGAAGTTGAAAATCGCCTGCGTGAACATCTGAAAGCCGATCGTGCACGTGTTCAGGTTGGTCGGATATCTCGTTTCGGTTTGCTGGAAATGTCTCGCCAGCGTTTGCGTCCTGCTCTTGGTGACGCCCATCAGGAAATTTGCCCACGTTGTGCTGGTCTTGGCCATGTGCGTGGTGTGGAATCCTTGGGGCTGGCGGTATTACGCCTGATTGAGGAAGAAGCAACTAAGGATAAGGTCACGCAATTAATCGTTCAACTGCCTGTACCTGTTGCCACGTTCATTCTTAATGATAAACGCGAACAAGTCGATATTATTGAAAAGCGTCACGGTGTGAAAGTGGTGTTGATACCGAATCCACACCTTGAAACACCTCATTACGATATCGAACGTATCAAAGATGGCGGTGAGCGAAATGAAGTCAGTCACCAGCTTATCTCTCAACCAGAACAAGAGGTTCCGGTAGTATTACGCGATAAACCCGTCATGGAACAACCAGCAGTGAAGGGAATATCACCCGCAGCACCTGCACCGGTGATTGTTAAGGAAAAAGAGCCTGAACAAAAACCTAGCCTGCTGAAACGTTTGTTAAATGTGCTGACAGGAAAAAGTGAGCCAGAGAAGGAAGAAAAGCCTGTCGTGGATACAAAAAAAGAAAAAGCTCACCAGAACAACGCACACAGAATCGTCGAGGACGTGGTCGTTCTAAGAATAATTCAGCAAATAATCAGAATCAGGAATCTGCTGATAATAATGAACGTAAAAAACCACGCCGTAGAAATGATAAAAATACGGACAATACTGAGCAGAAGAAGACTGAATCAGCAAATCCAGTAAAAGAAGAGGCTGCTTCAGACAATAATGACGATAAGCAGACACGTAGCAGTAATGGTCGACGCTCACGTCGTGGAGGCCGTCGCCGTCGTCCTGCTCGCGCTGAAAATACATCACCTGAGAATAATAACTCAGCTGAAACTCAGAAAGGCAACATTGCTCCACCGCCGCCACCTGAGGTTAATGGCAATGCCGTTCCTGAGCCTGAGCCAGAAGTGAATGGTAATGTGATTAAGGCAGAAAAAGAGCCCGAAGTGGATGGCAACAAAGTACCTGCCTCAAAACCACGCAGACCACGTTCGTCAGGCCCGACAAATAGACGTCGACGTCCGAGTGATAAGGATAAAGCAGAAGCGGCTGCTGCTAATAATGCTTCTAGCAACGAGGATGCTGCAAAACCAGCTCCCAAGCCAGAAGCGACAGATAAGCCTGTTGATAAAAAGGTAGAAAAACCAGCTGAGGAAAAAAACCGGTGGTAGAAAAAATTCGTCTTCGGATGATAATGGCTCTGAAAAGAAAAATAAGGCCAAATCTGAAGCGAGTGAGACGAATGCCACGCAAGAGTAATATTCCGCATGAAGAACTGCTGGCCTTAATTGGCCAGCAGGTTTCGTATCAACAACAACGTTGTGAGATTATTGAGTTGTTGGATGGCGCTGAATTAATCCTGCAAGTGCTCGAATCGGGCCACAACATTCAGCCCAATCAATATGGCGAAGGACACCGACCGGTGCCAGTAACGTATACCCTACCTGTATTTGATGGTGAGGGAAATTTACACGCTGAGCTTATTGCCGCAGGTTTAGATAAGTTACTCTGCCAATAACTGCCTGACTTCAATTAAGTCTGCTTCTGTATCTACCCCATGTCCGGCACTAATAAGAGCTTCTGACATGTGGATTTTCTTCCCGTGGAATAATACACGTAACTGTTCCAATGATTCTTCCGTTTCAAGCAAACACGGCGTCATCCCTGCGTAGTTTTTCAAGAAGTGAGCGCGGTAACCATATAAGCCAATATGGCGATAATGAGGAAGTTTTGGTGGTAATTCCGTTTTGTGAAAGTGATCTCGCATCCACGGAATAGGAGCACGGCTGAAATATAAAGCATAGCCTTGATTATCCATTACCACTTTGACCACATTAGGATCGAATACTTGTTTATCTTGATGAATTCGACTAAATAGCGAAGCCATATCTGCTTCTTTGTGTTGAGCCAGGTCTGCAGCAACCTGATTAATCAGTAAGGCAGGTAAACAAGGCTCATCACCTTGTACATTAATCACTATTTCCTCATCATTGAACTGGCGTTTTTCAACAACTTCGGCCAGTCTGTCTGTTCCGGAGCGATGAGTCTCCGCCGTCAAACATACATCGGCATCAAAAGCGGTCACTGTGTCAGCAATACGTTCATCATCTGTTGCGATAATGACCTTGTCAGCATCACTCTCCAGAGCACGTTCATAGACATGTTGAATCATGGGTTTACCAGCAATATCCATTAGCGGTTTACCTGGCAGGCGACTTGATGCATAACGAGCTGGAATAATGATATTAAAGCTCATTCATTAGACCTCTTCATCTGCTGGCATTTGACGTGCTTCCTCTATCAACATGACGGGAATATCGTCTTTAACCGGATAAGCAAGACGGCAAGCTTTACAAATTAATTCCTGAGACTCTTTTTTATAATGCAATTTACCTTTACAAGCAGGGCAGGCGAGTATCTCTAAAAGCGCGTTATCCATTAGATCGTTCCTTTAATATTTGGTGAATAGCCGGAAATACAGGGCTATCGAGTGTGGCCTCAACCGGCAAATACCACATATTTTTGTGAGCAAAAGACTGACATTTTACGGCATCTTTCTCGGTCATTAGAATGGGGAGGTCATCATAAAATCTCAGGTCATCCGGTAAATACTGATGATGATCAGCAAAGTCGTGAGGGTGAACAATAATGTCATGAGCGGTTAAAG of Methylophaga marina contains these proteins:
- a CDS encoding Trm112 family protein, which translates into the protein MDNALLEILACPACKGKLHYKKESQELICKACRLAYPVKDDIPVMLIEEARQMPADEEV